In one Hemitrygon akajei chromosome 3, sHemAka1.3, whole genome shotgun sequence genomic region, the following are encoded:
- the eif5 gene encoding eukaryotic translation initiation factor 5 codes for MAVNVNRSVSDQFYRYKMPRLIAKVEGKGNGIKTVIVNMVDVAKALNRPPTYPTKFFGCELGAQTQFDSKNDRYIVNGSHEANKLQDMLDGFIRKFVLCNECENPETDLHVNPKKQTIGISCKACGYRGMLDTRHKLCTFILKNPPENGDSGSAKKEKEKKNKKGKDKENGSVSNSESTHNEFDAPEAVDGEDDDEDWCEETTEEAQRRRMGEISDHAKNLTLSDDLGKTLEERVNLFYNFVKMKKEEGIIDSADKELLSEAERLDVIAMGPLILSELLFDENIREQIKKYKRHFLRFCHGNKKAQKYLLGGFECLVKIHRDQLLPKVPHVLKELYDADLLEEEVILAWAEKVSKKYVPKELAKEIHSKADPFIKWLKEAEEESDDDDDNDEDKDVEVVYDSSARQVKVETLKTIKTKEEEDIDIDAI; via the exons ATGGCTGTCAACGTCAACCGCAGTGTTTCCGATCAGTTCTATCGGTACAAAATGCCCCGTCTGATTGCTAAG GTCGAGGGCAAAGGGAATGGAATAAAGACAGTAATAGTCAACATGGTTGACGTTGCCAAGGCGCTTAATCGGCCTCCAACGT ATCCCACCAAGTTTTTTGGTTGTGAGCTGGGAGCTCAGACCCAGTTTGATTCAAAGAATGATCGTTATATTGTGAATGGATCCCATGAGGCGAATAAGCTGCAAGACATGCTGGATGGATTCATTCGAAAATTTGTCCTTTGTAATGAGTGTGAAAATCCTGAAACTGACCTG CATGTCAATCCAAAGAAACAAACTATTGGTATTTCCTGTAAAGCCTGTGGATACAGAGGCATGCTTGACACGCGTCACAAGCTCTGCACATTCATTCTAAAAAATCCACCTG AAAATGGGGACAGTGGTTCAgccaagaaagaaaaggaaaagaaaaacaagaaGGGCAAGGATAAAGAGAATGGATCAGTGTCCAATTCTGAGTCCACCCATAATGAATTTGATGCTCCAGAAGCAGTG GATGGTGAGGATGATGATGAAGACTGGTGTGAAGAAACTACAGAAGAGGCCCAGCGACGTCGGATGGGTGAAATCAGTGACCATGCCAAAAATTTGACACTTAGTGATGACCTGGGGAAAACCTTGGAAGAGAGGGTGAACTTATTCTACAACTTTGTCAAG ATGAAAAAGGAAGAGGGAATTATTGACTCAGCTGATAAAGAGCTTCTATCAGAAGCTGAACGGTTGGATGTCATTGCTATGGGTCCCCTTATATTGAGTGAACTGCTTTTTGATGAGAACATAAGGGAGCAGATCAAGAAATACAAACGACATTTCTTGcgt TTTTGCCACGGCAATAAAAAGGCCCAGAAGTACCTACTTGGAGGCTTTGAATGTTTGGTAAAGATACATCGGGACCAACTGCTTCCAAAAGTTCCACATGTTCTGAAGGAACTATATGATGCTGATCTTCTTGAAGAGGAGGTCATCCTTGCCTGGGCTGAGAAA GTATCTAAGAAGTATGTCCCAAAGGAACTTGCCAAAGAGATACATTCAAAAGCTGATCCTTTCATTAAGTGGCTAAAAGAAGCAGAAGAGGaatctgatgatgatgatgacaatgaTGAAGATAAAGATGTAGAG GTGGTTTATGACAGCTCTGCAAGGCAAGTGAAAGTGGAAACTCTGAAAACCATTAAGACAAAAGAAGAGGAGGATATAGATATCGATGCTATTTGA